AGTTGACACTTACGGTTGAGGAGGTCGAACACTCTCCAGCGTAGATAGTCACCGCTGCGAACGTAAAAGAGAAGCGCAACGTAGCGATATGGAGAGAAGAGAGGCACTGCGACGTCGagcggagagagagggagggcgCGGGGGCGGGGGCGGGTTCTGGGATACCTCCGCGGGCCTTGCTCGAGATGTAAAGGTAGCGCAAACCGAGCACCGTAAGGCGACACACTAAGATTACACTTTCACACCAACGATGCAGAAGAAGAACGACCGACGAGACGTGTGTGTGATGGCGCTAAAAATTCTGCCTCGCGCGCGATGTCCCTCCACCTGCGCGCGTAGACGCGTGCCGCCGTGTGTACGCGCGTGTACGATCCCTCTCCGTTCTTTCCTCTTCCGTTACGCTACGAATTTCGCCTCttcttttccctctttttcctTCGGCCCTCGGGTGACGATGGCGGACCGCGATACGAGGCGCTCTTCAAGTGATTTtcccttctctcttccttcgtCTTCGTTTCTATCCTCCTTCACTGTCAACACCTATTCCTTCTcgtattcttcttcttcttctgcttcttccttcttctcctctATTCTTCACCGCAGCGGCAAGGACCCGCCCCGTGTCGCGCTACACGAACGTGTAGTGGATGAAGAGAGCGTAAAACTTGCTCTGCGACAACATTATCCGGCCGGTTATCGGTACCTCGGTTTCCTCGTCATTTCGTCTCGCGTCCGTCCTACGGTCTAAGCCGCCCGCGCGCCGCAACGAAAATTGATCGCGTTGCGCGCGACGGTCCCTTCCTCGGGGGACAGGCCCGTCGACCGTCGACGCGTCCGTGTCCGGCCGCCGCGTCGCCCGTGTTGACGCGGGGCTACTCTCCTTAGCACACCCGGGTCCGTTCGCGCTACGTCCGCTATCACTTTTCGCGCCGCCGTTCTCTCGCGCTGTGCCACCCTTAGCTCCGGTCCTAAGCCGTGGAACCGCGCGCGACGGCTCTTTCTTTTCCACTCCCTTTGTTCTTCACTCGACTCTCACCGCCGCACGTTCGTGCACATACACGTACACGcgcaacacacacacacgctccacgcgtgcgcgcgcgcgcacgcgcgtgCATACGCCTCACGGACACGCGGCACAAGCACACGCGCGCTAACACACGCGAAATCGGACGCGGCcaaacgcacgcacgcgcgcacgaACGATCGTTCTCTTTATCCCTCTCGTTTCAACTCTCCCTCGATGGCCGTGTTTCCTTCTCCCTCGAAGCTATGTCCTCCTTCGTTACCTCTTCTACCaacaccaccaccaccaccactaccACCTACCACCACCGCTCACTCTCGCCCACTCTTTCCTCCCCTTCTATttttctccgtctctctctttcgaccCTCCTTCACCCTCTGCCTCGCACCGTCACCGCTGGAGTTGTCCCTGCACCTCCTCGGCGTGTCCGACGTTCGACGTCTCACCCTCGGAGCaacgcggccgcggccggcACGAAGGGTCGCTCTCTGACAACGCCAGGCCCGAGACCTTCGCTCTCGACGAGTTCACCCCTCGAACTCTCTCGCGCGGTACTTCGTACCCCCGGGTTTCCTCTACGCTGTGCGTACTTCGTGCCGCGAAAGCGACTTCTCCTCGGTGCCGACTGTCGCGATCAGTCGAGTCGACGCGAACCGTTCCGTTACCGTTACTGCATCGCCACGCGCCAGTCTTCCGCGCAGCGGACTCCGCGCCCTCCGCGGAAACTAGTCACGGGGCACCCGCACCCCGCTCCACGCCCGCTATATACCTCATTCGCGATCTGCTACCAATCCCCCGCCACTCCGTCGACCACCTTGCGCCCTGTAAAGCCGAGATTCCAAGCCCGCGCCGAGAGTCGAGACCGACGGCGCGACAATCCCCCCGAGGACGATTCGAACTGGCTCCGACTGGCTGGCGGGTGACCGAGGTGACGTTGCGACTTGCAACCACCACCGGTCGCTACCGCCGCGAACGGAATCGTCGCGAGCGTGCGGGTACAGCaccctctttcttttctttcttttttcctttcctttcgaGAACGCGAGCCTTTCCCAAAAGGGTGGCGAAACGACGGTACCACCGAGGGCACCGAGACGGCACGGGGCGAGATCAATGCTCCGTTCAGGGCTCGTAAGTGCTTGCGTGGTGCGCTTCCGTAGCACGGGGTGGATCAATGAAAACGTACCCCTCCACCTCGGTGTCGTGGACGTGGCCCCGCGCCACCCTTTGCCGTTCCGCGACGGAGGGAAACGCGGTACCATACCGCGCCACTCTTTTACTACCACTGCCTGAAAACATTCACCCGCACCATCTACGACTATACCCGCGAGCTTCGGTAAGCTCGTCCGCGAGGTTTATCACCGCGTTGCggacacgccgcgccgcgcatCTTCGTTGGTCCGACGCGGACGCATCGAATTCTCGTTTGTACGCGATTAGTTTTCCCAACTACTCGAAATACAGCGAAATCGCTTTGCCCTTAAGTCTATTCTCGATTTTACAAGTAAAATGTAAGATATACGCTTAAACACGGAGCATGTATTgacacatataaaaataaaagattaatgagAAGTGAGAGAATAATGGAAAGAtgatgaattaatattaaaaattaagatctGAATGAAGATAAATGCATagttttcatatatttgcgaaaaatgtaaaaatatgtgaaTACACAGAAAATATAGCGAGATATATCATCATAGTACAGGGAACGAATATCATGAAGAAAACTATACAAAACGTAGTACAACTTATCGTAGAgtatatttcgtaaatcgtGCATACAATCAGCGTTCAATTGTAAATTGCCTAGAAAAGTTCAATCATTCGTTGCACAAATTAACATGTCGTTCTCTCATAACATATTTAGAGTGTgattgcttttatttatttatttttttatttagtgtCAACAAACAACATATCCtcataaaacattaaaacagAACCAGAGGACTATGCTAAAGCGCTAAGCGTTAAATACGTTATGAGAGAAACGAATTATCACTCACGCTTATCACACTATCAGATCCGAGCTAATAGTTGttcgtgtaaaaatatatgtgttgtatataaatataggaatATCTCTTTGTGAAGAATAGGTTGTGTAGTTGCGATGCACCTAAACGTACACGCGACATACGAAGAAACCACATGGCACACGAGCGACGAGCTCATCGACTTAAATAAACATTGCCATGCTGTTTCGGCATTCTGCGAATACAGAGATACAGGCCGGTGATGATCATAATGAGCAAAGGAAGGCCAATGCCGATTGAAATAATCATAATGACTAGATAAGAGAACCTCTCCTCGGGTGGTGTGCCGTATCCGATCATGAAAGTCCTGCAAAACGTAACATTTCGTTAATTAAAGAGATTAGGGAATTAGATTCTATGATTcgtcataaaattttcaaaataagattcGGTAAGTAACTGACGACTCACCACGTCAAATAGCTCGTCCTCTTGTAGAAACCGTCTCCTTTCGAGCCCAAAGAAACTACTAACTTCTGCAGTAGAAGATCGTCCACAGCTTCTCCATAGTAACAATAGAGCATCGAATTTTTAATGGCGCTCGTGTGATTGAACACTTGTTTCGGTGGATATTGCATCGTCTCCGTGGAACTGGTTACGTCGCGCGATGCGCTGTTGTACGACACCGGTCGCCATTGTAAATACGAGCCGGCGTTTAAAGCATCCATCACTTCTCTGTAGGGAGGCGTTCTAACTTCAACAACCTAAAGAAAACCATGAGACGAAAGGTTAAGATGATATTATCAATCAAAATATGAAAGCAGAGAGATTGCCGGAAGCAATAAATGTCTGCGATTGTTACCTCGAATATGCCCGGAGTGTGCTCGTCGTCCAGACTCTTTTTCGGATCAACGAACAACGGTATCTCGGGATCGCCACCGCCAACCGCGAGCAATTCAATAGCGAACCTGCTGTTGGAAAAGGTTCGGTTGGTCTGAATGTGGTCGAGGATGATGTCCACTTGCGTAGAGTTCTCCGTGTGCAACATGTGCGGCACCATATCCGAGTGGTCGATGGTGCAGAATCCTCGGAGCTGACAAGCGAACGAGAGAGATTTAAAACGTGTTAGATACAAACGGGATACAACAGGGGGACTAAAGAAGccaaagatatataatatatgtgtgtgcTCAGTGATGTTCAGGCTCAAGATAAAGCTAGTTCTCGCTTAACCGAGCCGTTGAGATTATTTTCGCATGCATCGCTACGTACTACCGATACTTTCTCTTCAATGCTGCAAAATACTTTACCGAAAGCTTTATACTCCCGTATCTGCTGATATTCTTAGCTGTATCGTGATAAGAGTTACCCTCCATATCCAGGTAGACGAATTCGCTCTTTTGCGATAGGGACACGCGCCGCCAGTTGAAATACTCGGTACGTAAAACGTTCGTATTAGTGACGTCAGCAGTATTAATCAGTGCCGTGTCATTTACGTCGTTGAATTCGATAATCTGTAACACGTAATATACTTGATATTATTCAACGCGATATAGGCATGCAAACGCTGAGAAATCATAACAGATGACGAAATCGGGTCGCCCGACGGTATACAGCTGCGCGATTAAACCTACATCAATACAAATCGCAATTTCTCCCGCGTAATTGCACATTAGCGcgcaataaaattaactgaATTAAACCGCAATTTCGTCGACACTGACGTGTCGTGCCCGAAATTCCTGTCAGATGCAGTCGATCGATATGTGGCGCGGAAATCTGTTTGTCCATTGCTGCGAACAATTCCATAGCTTTGTACGTGACCATTAATTCAACCGAACAAGAAGAACTAACCGTCAATCGTCAATTACGCGCTTTACAAAGGATTAATCCCGCGAATGTTGCATAGTGTTTATTGAATGAGAAATTTATTCTGATGACgcaagaatataaattattagtttacatgaaatattattttgctgaGATATGCTTGAACATAGCGAAATTGTGACGAAGATATGTGATGCGCATTCTCATCTCGGGGAGAAGAGAGGCTTGAACACTCGGCTTGAAGAGAGGCTCTACGAAATGAAGACATTGTCGAGTGCgaagatttaattaagaaaccGCGGATGTATCCTTCACACTGGGCAAGGGAATGTGACGAGTGGATTTGTGTCACTCGCTCGGATTTACGTCCACGTTTGGCGGAAGTAAATCAGAGTAATAATCAGAGTAATGTATTTTAAGTATCGTAGCATTTTTAACgcactatttttatattcttatatctatGTTgttgcatttttacatttttattacattcgaCTCATGCATCTCtcagcaaaattaaaatcgagCACTCGCctatatgataatttatttaaaacgaaTCTCGAAAGATAACATAATTAGTAATTTCGATCAAAACTTAGcgatgaaagataattttcttaGTTCTGTTCGCCTTTTAATACGTTTTATTTGTCCCATCGACAAAATAAGTCAGATTTGGTCGACTGTCCGTTTAACAAATCTTAAACAAATAACTCACGATTGACTTAGCCTTTAAAAGGACCTTCGGGAGGGTTaccttgtttattattatcccGAAAGAGTAGGCGGGCTTCTCCGAGAAGCTGAGCGAGTTCCCCCTTCTGGCGAGATAATCATCCCAGGTGATGTTGAGCCAGGCGGACGGCGGCGTGAGCGCCAACAGCACGGACGGGGTCCCGACGAAATCCCACAGGTAATGCAACGTGTCGTTCGGGCCATCGGCTCTCAGGTAGAGCGTCGTCACGTTTCGCTCGCGGCACTGCTCGTCGCAGCCCGGGTTCACCCACGACCGCAGCTAAGGCAGGATAAAGCGTTTTATACAACGTTGCAGATTAAACGACGTCGTATTAACGGACGGATGGCCTAGATCAGTGCCGGATTGTGCGACCGGCGGCCTTGCCGTTCCTACGAGAGAGTCCCCCGTGCGATTATTATCGCACAAAACGGCGTTGCACCGTTACGCTAACGCGCGGCGTGCGGGCTCGTATATCTCGTATCTGCGAACCGTGAAGTGACGAAAGTTACGTTTTTCTCTTGTTCATTCTGAAAAAGAGCTCGCGAAAGTATGCGCGATACCCTCGGCTATTCCGTCGTAATACTCTCTCCGTGACTCCGTTGAAAGGAAAATCCGCGGAATTTTCCCGCATCACgcttaaataattatgaagaaattttattttttaatatttgcgaGTTATATTCCTAACACGTCGCATCGATAACGAAAGAGGTAGAATAAACGCGAATAGATTTCTTTGTCCTATTTTCAAACGCATTATATCTAGGTTCGCACAGTTTGCTTCTACGGTTATTTACTAATTCACGCCTAGGATCGATAGTCcagttgattaaaaatttaaaatactagACCTGTGTGCAAAGCACGGATCGTATCGAACATTCCTCCGAATGCCTTAAGCCTTAAAACATTTATGATTTACGTCGGTGTTTACAATTAACGAACTCGGTCTCTTTTAACGTCACGTATGGTATGTATCGATAAGATAATTATCATGTACGATCttttgatgaaaaaataaaataccgggaggtaaaaataaaatacaagataaACAAGGTGTTCCATTATTAATtcatgttaatttataattaccttATTATATCACCTTAAGACCTTAACTTTCATATTAactttttgattattttattttattattagattaatgaGTCGCTCCGGACTGAATTTAATGCGTCAAAGCGTCGTATTATTACTCATGCATGCTCATGACAACCGAGGAAATTTAAAACTCAAGCTGACAGTGAAAAATATTGCGCTGATCCACATCCGCGCGATTAATCATTCCGAACGCTCGCGGAACGATTTGACGTTTGACGCGCCGATCGCGCGACTCACGATCGACCGTGTCCTTCGATCGCGAGCAATCTAGGCCGCGTCGATGCATTTATCCGATCAGCCGATCGCGTTAGTACGCGAGCGCGCAGccaatttatcaataaatccACCTGTTTAGCGACGAAAGAAATGTATCGCGATAAGTCTCCGTCGCGAGATTTCTTTCGAAGCGCGCTCGGAGCTTGACGCGGGAAGAGTTGCAGTAGGGAGGAGGGGGCAACGGGGGCAACCTCGTGGGCGCAACGCCACGCAACACGCCCTCCCCGGGTCCCGAATATTGACGGTCGGCGATCCTTTGTCCGTTACGCGATCCATGTAAACGTCGCCCGGAGGTTCAAAGTCGCGCGATGAATCACGCGCACGCGATTCGCGTCCGCTTTGACGGCGCGACGCTGTTCCGCGTCCCGCGGACGACGACGCGTTGTGGCGGCGAtcacgcgcgacgcgcggcCAGTCAATCGCAGCATCCAGCAAACGCGAATTCGAGAATCGAGATCGAGCAGACACCGAGCTACTGTACTCACTGTGCGCCGCGTGGAAGAAGCCGAGTCCGCCAGTGCGACGACGAGCAGCAGACAGAACGTCGAGGCGCTGGCCATGCCTGTCGTCGCGTACTTAGTAGCGTACGCGGTACGACAACGATACACACACAAAACGCTCGCGGCTCACGCTTGTCAACGCTGACGCCGTTCGCAAACTGATATGATAGCAACGCGATCGTGACGATCGCGTGGGAAGTGTGGGAACACGCGGCTTCGCGAGCGGCAAGCGGGAAGCCACTGAAGCCAGCGCCTTCGTGGTTGCGAGGAGAATCAGGCGAAGATCAGGTGCGAAGGGTAAATCATCGCTTGCTCGATCGGTCAAATCggcacataaataaaatatgtcaaagGCGGGATCGAAGCCCCTACAAAATCCGTATAatcatatgtaaaaaaaaacgcctcTCCTTgtgtttaaaaagttaaaagttgtATATTGAGATAGtgtctaattttattacacatggtTTTCTATTTCGTATTTGTCGCAAACTAAATTAAGTTTCTTTAAAGAGACATTTGCTTCATATTATTTGTAGATAGTATAGTAAAAAGAGTGTCGAGAATTAGAACTgtgatacaatatttttttttcgaaataaagaATGAATTTATGAAGTTTGATAATTTATAAGGTGAATAATTCTCACAgactattttaaattacgaaCGTAATTATGAACATATTTATAAGGAAAAGGAATATTAAGAGatggaataataataatttttttagagataaagataaatttaactaTTAAATTTGACATTATACAATGTAgaatttataacttaattcttttaaattatgaatagaattaaaacatatttatagataACAGGAGTATCGAGAAATAGAAAACGGCATgacagtaatttatttttcttttctctagacaaataataaatttattcaccAAGTTTGGCGTTATAAAACCGAGAATTcaactttaaaatatgaacataattataaaaatatatatatatccgcaGACGAAAGGAGTCATGTCGAAAGTTAAAATTGCGGTTTggtaagttttttttttttcaagaacaaaaaatagatttgCGATTTAGGACTTGTCATTACGAAACCAGGAATTTTCAGAATCGACTCGTGTGCACGTTGCGTGAAATTTGCGTAATGAATTCAAATATTAGACCGGCTTCGTTACATCAATTTGGTAACGGACACTTGATCTGCTTGTCGATTTAcatatatcatttcttttatttcctgTATGACGATGCATTAATCGATTAATCATCACCATGACTTACCTTTCCATCGATCGATGCACACGTTAGGTccgatatcacagtctccgattaacgtgatccgattaaactcactcttcatctctttctataGGGGgatagttagaaagagatgcagagtgagtttaatcagaggatcacgttaatcggagactgtgataccggATTGCTGTTAACCAGCGGTTTCGTCGCTGGGTATCCTTACCTCACGCGTCCCTCGGCGCAAGTACGCGAGTCGCGGCATCGAAAAATTCGCCGCGTACGGCGTACTCAAGGATCATACTCACCCGATGGCCAATACTTACCTACCTTACGTCCTCCGCGCGCGGACTCTCGCGCACGCGATAACGACACACGGCGCTCTTGGGAGGATTTTTAACGTTCGGCGCGCattgtaaatatgtaatatgagCTGCCTTTCGCGCCGAGAGAAGGAAACTCGTACCCCATTGGCCGTCGAATTCCGCCAACGGTGGTGGAGTTACCAAGCCTCGGCACATTATCCCGCCGCGTATAGTCTCGTATACAATCCCGCTTTATGTACCTATACAAAGTGCCTTCGTCGGCGCAGGCCTTGAGACGCGTATTAAAATTCATTGTACCTgtgaaaaaattctcatttctcatatcgccgccgcgccgcggtatGTACAATACGACGTTACGCCTTGGCGGCGTCGGAAGTCGCTCGTCGCGAGACTCGCGAGGCTCTTTGTGTCAAAAGATATGTACCTCAATCTTAGTCCGCGAGAtctttgacaaatttttaccgcgatatatcgtattaatattaatcaacGATCGCAAACATTCACGATCTAACAATCTCGCTCATGTAGCTACCGCTCCGTTTCAAACCGGCAAGCTTTACTATGTGAAATTATAATTCCAACGAGATAATTAGAGCTATAGAGGCCTAATCATAGATATTACTTTCTGACAGTGCGACGCGACGAAAAAGCTGGCATAAAAGAAAAACCGCGTGAGACGACAGAAATGCATCCGGAAAGCTTCCTTGGAATTAACGCGAGGAGAAAGGCGTTTTTCCGCGCGACGGCAGATCTCGGCGCAAGTCGCGAAACGAAGCAAAAtgaaacgtaagcgtaagcgTAATTCGCGGCGTCGAGCTCGCGTCGTCTCGCGAGCCGACGATCCCGGCCCTTCTCCCTTCTATcggcgcgacgacgacggatcCGCGAAAAGGACCGACGCCGATCGGTTCCACTTGGGACACCGGGTACAGGCGGGGAAAGAGAACGTGCAAAAAGAACGTTAAGCGCGCAGACTGCGACCTTGACCGAAGCGGTGTCCGCGCGCGAGGCaaggcgcggcgcggcgcggcgcggcgaggtGAGGCGAGACGAGGCGAACGTACGTGCGTCCGTCTAGCGCGCCGAGGGGTTCCATTCCCTCATTCCCTCGGCAGGTCTCGAAGCCGATTTCCTTTTCGATACGGACGACTTTTTCGAGCGCGCCTCGAGAGCCGCGGAGCTGACGAGCGGCGGAAGCCGAGCGGAGGGTATGATTTTCCCTGCGAGACGAACTTCTATCCGATAAATGCGCGCggatttaatttcattgtctTGTTTTATTTCCGCGTGAcaagggagaaaaagaaatgaggGAGATGGAGGAAAAGTGATACTCGAGAAAACAGCCAAGTTGGCGCATCGAAGATGAATGTGCATGACGTGCATGCACGTGCATGCACTTGGCAACGGCGTACGCTTCGGAAAGTTGAGGAAACGCCGTGGGAGAAATTCTAGAGGCGTTCGCGCACGCACCGTGCACCGCGCAGAGCGTTGCGCACGGACGTCGCGCGTCGGTTCGGTAGGATTTAATTACGGGAAGTAATTACATCGGGAGgagagatataattaatcgaaTCGGTAGAGACCACGATGAGGTCTCTCGCGCGCGGCTGGCGCGATGGCGTGGCGATGTATGTAACGAAGAAAGGAAAGAGTTACGCGCCACCTGACGAATctggttacgaaattttgatCCGAGCCAACTAATTTGCCGCACGTAATTACTAATTAGCGAATCGAGGGAGGTTTCTCCCGTCGTTAGGGGGTCTGCGGAGGCGACCGGGAGGACCCGCGCGACGTGTCTCGGCAGCGAGAAGGGCCACAATAGCGAGAACgttcaaggtcaaggtcagtCTGGGCACTCCCCTTCGCGTCTATCGGGAGCGCCCGACGACCGCCCCCTTCGCCCGGGCGAAGTCTGGGCCCGATTTTTCCGAGATCGGCCGCGAAGGCGAGGCGAGACAAGGCGAAGTATAAAAGCCGCaccggcgcgggcggcgcggcTCTCGAACGCACGTTCTTCGCCGACTTCGTGATACGGCGCTGAAGGTCGTCGCAGGAAGTCGAGACCCGCGGGAGAATAGAACCGTCTCGCATATACCGGGTGGCACGATCGGAAACAGGTTTCGCCGCTCTCACCTGCGCTCCCTGCGATTCGCATAACTCGCGTCCAACAAAGATTTTtcgaaagatattaatatatgaatgGAATCCCTTCGATCTACCTTTGAAGCGTGAGTCAAGTGCGTAAGTCAAGGGTGCGTTAAGACGACAAGAAACACCGTAAGAAGATGAAATCGTGCGATTTTACATAATTCCGTATAAATTCTTATTGACGAGTAACTTTTAATCCTTTTGTAAATCTtaatctctttctctgtcgTTGGAAGTAAACATGTTGATTGCTATCGAAGATTATATCGTCTGTCTAACTTGTCAACTTAATTCTAGACGTAGGTTACCAAATGTCCGTCTTTCATTCTTTATTCTCGAAGGGTCGTTTTATCTACATTGTATATAAGTATTCACTTTGTTCAACTTAGGGGAGGGAGTCCAACAAAGTCTAAATTATTGAACGATTAGTAATTTAGCGTATACTGTCTCGAAGATATACGTATGAAATATCAGAgaaatatcagaaaaaaattttattttataaacttttctaaaattttcaaccatattttcacaattttgaCATCACATAAACTAAGAGTAAAATATGAATGTATGATTCGATCCCTCGCATTGCATCCAATGTACTCCGACACTCTTCGTCCAACTTCTTTTCATCGCGCTTGAAATCTGAACTATAGCTTTACCGAGAAGGAACAAGAGAGGCGACTCCTGTTCACATCGCACATTTAGCGCTAAACATACCTGCCTAATTGCCAGCCTTATCAACGTTATACCTTGCGACAGCGGCTACTAATTGTAGCTGTTAGTCTCTCGTTTTACTGCTAGCGACGAGAGGAAGGAGGACACTCGATCTTGCCTGGACATGGGACGATACTCGTCGCCCTTAATAATTGCACCGAAGGGCGTTATTACGAAGGCCGATAGATCGGTCTACGCTTTGAGCGCGGCCCTTCAGAGCGGATTAGCGACGATCCCTCAAATGTAGACTGCCGGAATCCGTCACGGTGCGCGATACAATACCGAGTAGAGTATAGCAACcgacacgcacgcacgcaagCACGCACACCGACACGCCGAGGCATCGGACGATCGGATTCGAAGGCGAGCCCGGCGCGATAATTGCACCCGGCGCGACGACCGAAAGACCTACGACTGCACTCGCCGTTGCAAATTCGCAGCGCGCTGCTCCGGCTCCGGTTCCGCGCCGCTCGTCGctgtcgccgccgccgcgctgTTCGTCTCGTCCcgtcccgtcgcgtcgcggtcgCTCGTCGGGACGAACGAAAAACGGAACAAAGAGTCTTGTTGCGGGCAAGCAGTACCCGCCGGTTCTCGGCCAATGAGAGGAATCGGCACGATCACCCGCCGCACCGGCCGGCTAAACGTTCGACCGGCTGCcgagcgccgcgccgcgaaaaGGGACGATTGGATTCGCGAATCGTCCGCGAAATGGAGAGTAGCGTAAATCTCTCGCGAAGAAAAGAACGTGAAATTCCTCGCGAAAAGTAGCGGAGAAACATAGCgtaatttcaataatgaaGACGTCAGATGAAGACTCCGCGAAAATCTGCCGCAGACGTACAAAAGTCCCAAGTcccaattatttttttattcgatccCTTcgatagaatttaatttcgtcCTCCCGATACAAGCAGGAGTGAGTTAGCGACGATCGAAACGTAGCGATTCGTTGTTCTGCAAAACCATTTTTACAATGTATCGCGTATGCATATCGCGTATCGTCCGCGTcgtcagagagagagagagagagagagagagagagaacaaatGTCAACGAGTGACGcgtgcaaatttatttaaccgGATTTTTTTCTgtcacaaaagaaaattacacaATTCATCATTATTGAAATCATTGAGACTTAAGAAATATAGATTGTACGGGTAATTCCCATCGTTACAGAAAGTTTAAGTATGTCAGAGCCCAGGGGTGAAAACACCACGTAACTTCTGCGAGAGTGTCGTGGAGGGAGCAGCGGACTTGACGCCGGCGACTCGACGATGTCATTCCTGTGAAATTGCAGGACACGCTCCACCGCGTCCCCTTACCGTTGTCGCGCGATGTGCATAACGATAAGAAGGCGACGACGATGCACCGGCGACAGGTGGAACGTCATGAAACCACTCGGCAAATTGATTGATGCGATACCGCCGAGCGATaccaattattaatttagtttatCATTCTTACATTACCGAGCTCATG
This genomic stretch from Temnothorax longispinosus isolate EJ_2023e chromosome 9, Tlon_JGU_v1, whole genome shotgun sequence harbors:
- the LOC139819777 gene encoding glycosylated lysosomal membrane protein: MASASTFCLLLVVALADSASSTRRTLRSWVNPGCDEQCRERNVTTLYLRADGPNDTLHYLWDFVGTPSVLLALTPPSAWLNITWDDYLARRGNSLSFSEKPAYSFGIIINKIIEFNDVNDTALINTADVTNTNVLRTEYFNWRRVSLSQKSEFVYLDMEGNSYHDTAKNISRYGSIKLSLRGFCTIDHSDMVPHMLHTENSTQVDIILDHIQTNRTFSNSRFAIELLAVGGGDPEIPLFVDPKKSLDDEHTPGIFEVVEVRTPPYREVMDALNAGSYLQWRPVSYNSASRDVTSSTETMQYPPKQVFNHTSAIKNSMLYCYYGEAVDDLLLQKLVVSLGSKGDGFYKRTSYLTWTFMIGYGTPPEERFSYLVIMIISIGIGLPLLIMIITGLYLCIRRMPKQHGNVYLSR